The Chamaesiphon minutus PCC 6605 DNA window TTTCACATCTGGCCAAACGTGAAACAGCAACACAGTGTGGCTATGTGAAAACTACCAAAGCTGGTGTGACCCGCACCGATCTGTCTGGATTTTACGATGCTGTGCTCACAGCCAAAGGAGTCAAACTTGACGAAACCAGTAGAGATAATCGCGGTAAAACCGCTACTTATAAGGCGACCGTTCACAAAAATGGTCAACTGTTGATTGGGGCTGCCTATACCAAAGAAATGGGCTTAAAAGAGGGCGATACTTTCAGTATCAAACTTGGCTACAAACACATCCATTTGGTTCAAGATAATTAGGTCGAACGATAGAAGCCGTATTAATTCACGACTTCTGTCGCTTACTTAGGAAATCTCAGGGCAGTGCTAGTAACTGTCCGATTTTTTGTGTTTAAATGCACCCCGATCGACTTCCAGTCAAAATTGCCGCAAGGCGATCGAATCGCACCTGCCAGCGTGACAAACCAGTGTCGCGATCTGGTTGGGATTGCGATCTTCACAGTATTAACTACTTAGAACTCCATTTGGTATATCTATTCTCTATCTATGCCATTCTATAGATGCAAACAGATACAAAGATAGATATTTTGAATGCATTGCCGC harbors:
- a CDS encoding AbrB family transcriptional regulator, translating into MSKVDSVAEPTIPTTPLTGKALLQKVKELSHLAKRETATQCGYVKTTKAGVTRTDLSGFYDAVLTAKGVKLDETSRDNRGKTATYKATVHKNGQLLIGAAYTKEMGLKEGDTFSIKLGYKHIHLVQDN